The following coding sequences are from one Pocillopora verrucosa isolate sample1 chromosome 5, ASM3666991v2, whole genome shotgun sequence window:
- the LOC136281338 gene encoding uncharacterized protein isoform X1, with the protein MGLSPAFVACFILFSCMSNIQASVLNRVQKVLHGSQKFKLSIMERETRFYEEVEINADEQFARFHVPPHNGLAETDELFDFQMNIAVRRLKGACYVQPMQKDFPKLNALKTGFKKAVNQPLNHNISTISKYWVIGDKVDETSLRRVVREFCDQHPIYRLEENISDSVSVARERRRRQATDGPGLFQSISICDKNALQNVLQCLPDDWIWKCRAVSEITCGLNRLKRTLDCTEFKQGYDSIVCCNPACGAGN; encoded by the exons ATG GGACTCTCGCCCGCTTTTGTTGCCTGCTTCATTCTGTTTTCTTGCATGAGTAATATTCAAGCATCCGTG CTTAATCGCGTGCAAAAAGTGCTTCACGGATCACAAAAGTTTAAACTCAGCATCATGGAAAGGGAAACAAGGTTTTACGAGGAAGTTGAAATCAACGCAGATGAACAGTTTGCTCGTTTCCATGTTCCTCCTCATAACGGACTCGCAGAAACTGACGAGCTTTTCGACTTCCAAATG AATATTGCGGTTCGTCGCTTGAAAGGTGCCTGCTACGTGCAGCCTATGCAAAAAGACTTTCCGAAGCTAAACGCGCTGAAGACAGGTTTCAAGAAG GCTGTAAATCAGCCACTAAATCATAACATCTCCACCATTTCCAAGTACTGGGTAATTGGCGACAAAGTCGATGAGACTTCCCTCAGAAGGGTTGTCAGAGAATTCTGTGATCAACATCCGATCTACCGTCTGGAGGAAAATATAAGTGACTCTGTTTCAGTTGCAAGAG AGAGAAGACGACGTCAAGCGACGGACGGACCAGGACTTTTTCAAAGCATATCAATTTGTGATAAAAACGCTCTCCAAAACGTTTTGCAGTGCTTACCAGACGATTGGATTTGGAAGTGTAGGGCCGTATCTGAGATCACATGTGGATTAAACCGATTAAAACGTACCCTGGACTGTACAGAGTTTAAGCAAGGGTATGATAGTATAGTGTGTTGTAATCCTGCCTGTGGGGCAGGTAATTAA
- the LOC136281338 gene encoding uncharacterized protein isoform X2, whose translation MLNRVQKVLHGSQKFKLSIMERETRFYEEVEINADEQFARFHVPPHNGLAETDELFDFQMNIAVRRLKGACYVQPMQKDFPKLNALKTGFKKAVNQPLNHNISTISKYWVIGDKVDETSLRRVVREFCDQHPIYRLEENISDSVSVARERRRRQATDGPGLFQSISICDKNALQNVLQCLPDDWIWKCRAVSEITCGLNRLKRTLDCTEFKQGYDSIVCCNPACGAGN comes from the exons ATG CTTAATCGCGTGCAAAAAGTGCTTCACGGATCACAAAAGTTTAAACTCAGCATCATGGAAAGGGAAACAAGGTTTTACGAGGAAGTTGAAATCAACGCAGATGAACAGTTTGCTCGTTTCCATGTTCCTCCTCATAACGGACTCGCAGAAACTGACGAGCTTTTCGACTTCCAAATG AATATTGCGGTTCGTCGCTTGAAAGGTGCCTGCTACGTGCAGCCTATGCAAAAAGACTTTCCGAAGCTAAACGCGCTGAAGACAGGTTTCAAGAAG GCTGTAAATCAGCCACTAAATCATAACATCTCCACCATTTCCAAGTACTGGGTAATTGGCGACAAAGTCGATGAGACTTCCCTCAGAAGGGTTGTCAGAGAATTCTGTGATCAACATCCGATCTACCGTCTGGAGGAAAATATAAGTGACTCTGTTTCAGTTGCAAGAG AGAGAAGACGACGTCAAGCGACGGACGGACCAGGACTTTTTCAAAGCATATCAATTTGTGATAAAAACGCTCTCCAAAACGTTTTGCAGTGCTTACCAGACGATTGGATTTGGAAGTGTAGGGCCGTATCTGAGATCACATGTGGATTAAACCGATTAAAACGTACCCTGGACTGTACAGAGTTTAAGCAAGGGTATGATAGTATAGTGTGTTGTAATCCTGCCTGTGGGGCAGGTAATTAA
- the LOC131777497 gene encoding uncharacterized protein, with protein sequence MGRLLEVIAFLVFCNLVYTMPVWDNEEEADFSPSSVEIIHRRCSCSDHHQKCGCCLQIRAPAFQNYEEADVCMNSSFTTSPLAVDFLMTWNKREVLNRTISDSRPQPVCFDIPLPNYGKACVKFTKNTIEKDHIRWCAALEFEPKHNGRDIPLGCFFFRGGEGHGVEMGTFLDPVSFISLLEDVFQASKKNQIDSTSSLTGPALETWNGDKNGCQCSKFPPECECSLRIQIFGIKLEASVSASMDPDGGGFDLKMVVNGHIIFDQKISVENPPPICHDVTVFDVTLNACIKLTDVSLKPGHMGACLEVDVDSYAFHLGCFYMATYRDLRIILVE encoded by the exons ATGGGTCGCTTACTGGAGGTTATCGCATTCTTGGTGTTTTGCAACCTGGTCTACACAATGCCTGTATGGGACAACG AAGAGGAAGCGGATTTCAGTCCGTCTTCAGTTGAGATTATCCACCGCCGCTGCAGCTGTTCTGATCATCATCAAAAGTGTGGCTGCTGCCTTCAAATCAGGGCACCTGCATTCCAAAATTATGAAGAAGCAGATG TGTGTATGAACTCGTCTTTTACCACGTCGCCATTG GCGGTGGACTTTCTCATGACGTGGAACAAACGTGAGGTTTTAAACCGCACCATATCAG ATTCCCGTCCACAGCCTGTATGTTTTGACATTCCTCTTCCGAATTATGGAAAGGCCTGCGTTAAATTTACCAAGAATACAATCGAGAAAGATCACATTAGATGGTGTGCGGCTCTGGAATTTGAACCGAAGCACAACGGAAGAGACATTCCTCTTGGCTGTTTCTTCTTCAGGGGTGGGGAAGGGCACGGAGTGGAAATGGGAACCTTTTTGGATCCTGTGTCGTTTATTTCCCTACTGGAAGATGTCTTTCAAGCATCAAAG AAAAACCAGATCGATAGCACCAGTTCGCTGACTGGTCCAGCATTGGAAACATGGAATGGTGACAAGAACGGATGTCAGTGCTCAAAGTTTCCGCCTGAATGTGAATGCTCCCTCAGAATCCAAATATTTGGAATAAAATTGGAAG ccTCTGTTAGTGCAAGCATGGATCCAGACGGAGGG GGATTTGATCTTAAAATGGTTGTCAATGGTCATATTATTTTCGACCAAAAGATATCTG ttgaaAACCCACCACCAATTTGCCACGACGTAACTGTTTTCGATGTTACATTGAATGCATGCATTAAGCTCACTGATGTCTCGCTGAAACCCGGTCACATGGGCGCATGCTTGGAAGTGGACGTAGACTCGTATGCCTTTCACCTGGGATGTTTTTACATGGCGACCTACAGGGATCTGAGAATCATTCTGGTAGAATAG
- the LOC131777491 gene encoding uncharacterized protein, protein MGRLLEVIAFLVFCNLVYTMPVWDNEEEADFSPSSVEIIHRRCSCSDHHQKCGCCLQIRAPAFQNYEEADVCMNSSFTTSPLAVDFLMTWNKREVLNRTISDSRPQPVCFDIPLPNYGKACVKFTKNTIEKDHIRWCAALEFKSKHNGRDIPLGCFFFRGEDGHGVEMGTFLDPVSFISLLEDVFQASKKNQIDSTSSLTGPALETWNGDKNGCQCSKFPPECECSLRIQIFGIKLEASVSASMDPDGGGFDLKMVVNGHIIFEQKISVKNPPPICHDVTVFDVTLNACIKLTDVSLKPSHMGACLDVDVDSYTFHLGCFYMATYRDLRIILVE, encoded by the exons ATGGGTCGCTTACTGGAGGTTATCGCATTCTTGGTGTTTTGCAACCTGGTCTACACAATGCCTGTATGGGACAACG AAGAGGAAGCGGATTTCAGTCCGTCTTCAGTTGAGATTATCCACCGCCGCTGCAGCTGTTCTGATCATCATCAAAAGTGTGGCTGCTGCCTTCAAATCAGGGCACCTGCATTCCAAAATTATGAAGAAGCAGATG TGTGTATGAACTCGTCTTTTACCACGTCGCCATTG GCGGTGGATTTTCTCATGACGTGGAACAAACGTGAGGTTTTAAACCGCACCATATCAG ATTCCCGTCCACAGCCTGTATGTTTTGACATTCCTCTTCCGAATTATGGAAAGGCCTGCGTTAAATTTACCAAGAATACAATCGAGAAAGATCACATTAGATGGTGTGCGGCTCTGGAATTTAAATCGAAGCACAACGGAAGAGATATTCCTCTTGGCTGTTTCTTCTTCAGGGGTGAGGACGGGCATGGAGTGGAAATGGGAACCTTTCTGGATCCTGTGTCGTTTATTTCCTTACTGGAAGATGTCTTTCAAGCATCAAAG AAAAACCAGATCGATAGCACCAGTTCGCTGACTGGTCCAGCATTGGAAACATGGAATGGTGACAAGAACGGATGTCAGTGCTCAAAGTTTCCGCCTGAATGTGAATGCTCCCTCAGAATCCAAATATTTGGAATAAAATTGGAAG ccTCTGTTAGTGCAAGCATGGATCCAGACGGAGGG GGATTTGATCTTAAAATGGTTGTCAATGGTCATATTATTTTCGAGCAAAAGATATCTG ttaaaaaccCACCACCAATTTGCCACGACGTAACTGTTTTCGATGTTACATTGAATGCGTGCATTAAGCTCACTGATGTCTCGCTGAAACCCAGTCACATGGGCGCATGCTTGGATGTGGACGTAGACTCGTATACCTTTCACCTGGGATGTTTTTACATGGCGACCTACAGGGATCTGAGAATCATTCTGGTAGAATAG